A window of the Rhizobium brockwellii genome harbors these coding sequences:
- a CDS encoding O-succinylhomoserine sulfhydrylase: protein MSKTWRPATQLVHGGTLRSQYGETSEAIYLTQGFVYETSEAAEARFKGETEGFIYARYGSPTNDMFEKRMCMLEGAEDARATASGMAAVTAAILCQLKSGDHIVAARALFGSCRWVVETLAPKYGIDCTLIDGRDLANWEKAITPKTKVFFLESPTNPTLEVIDIAGVAKLANQIGAKVVVDNVFATPLFQKPLELGAHIVVYSATKHIDGQGRCLGGVVLSDKEWIDENLHDYFRHTGPAMSPFNAWTLLKGIETLPLRVRQQTENAAKIADFLAEQGKVAKVIYPGRKDHPQADIIAKQMTGGSTLVAFELKGGKDAAFALQNALDIVKISNNLGDSKSLITHPATTTHKNLTDEARAELGISPGTVRLSAGIEDTDDLIEDFAKALAKVSA from the coding sequence ATGAGCAAGACCTGGCGCCCGGCAACCCAACTCGTCCACGGTGGCACGCTGCGTTCGCAATATGGCGAGACGTCCGAGGCAATCTATCTCACCCAAGGTTTCGTCTACGAGACGTCGGAGGCGGCCGAAGCCCGCTTCAAGGGCGAGACGGAGGGCTTCATCTATGCCCGCTACGGCAGCCCCACCAACGACATGTTCGAAAAGCGCATGTGCATGCTCGAAGGCGCCGAAGACGCCCGCGCCACGGCTTCCGGCATGGCCGCCGTCACCGCGGCGATCCTCTGCCAGCTGAAATCAGGCGATCATATCGTCGCCGCGCGCGCCCTGTTCGGCTCCTGCCGCTGGGTCGTCGAGACGCTGGCGCCAAAATACGGCATCGACTGCACGCTGATCGACGGCCGGGATCTGGCGAACTGGGAAAAGGCGATCACGCCAAAGACCAAGGTGTTCTTCCTGGAAAGCCCGACCAATCCGACGCTCGAAGTAATCGATATCGCAGGCGTCGCCAAGCTCGCCAACCAGATCGGCGCCAAGGTCGTCGTCGACAATGTCTTCGCCACGCCGCTTTTCCAGAAGCCTTTGGAGCTCGGCGCCCATATCGTCGTTTATTCCGCCACCAAGCATATTGACGGCCAGGGCCGCTGCCTCGGCGGCGTCGTGCTTTCCGACAAGGAATGGATCGACGAGAACCTGCACGATTATTTTCGCCATACCGGCCCGGCCATGTCGCCGTTCAATGCTTGGACACTGTTGAAAGGCATCGAGACGCTGCCGCTGCGCGTGCGTCAGCAGACCGAGAATGCGGCAAAGATCGCCGATTTCCTGGCCGAGCAGGGCAAGGTCGCCAAGGTGATCTATCCCGGCCGCAAGGACCATCCGCAGGCCGATATCATCGCCAAGCAGATGACCGGCGGCTCGACGCTGGTCGCCTTCGAGCTGAAGGGCGGCAAGGATGCGGCCTTTGCGCTGCAGAACGCGCTCGATATCGTCAAGATCTCCAACAATCTCGGCGACAGCAAGAGCCTGATCACCCATCCGGCGACGACGACGCACAAGAACCTGACGGATGAGGCGCGCGCCGAACTCGGCATTTCTCCGGGCACGGTCCGCCTTTCGGCCGGGATCGAGGATACCGACGACCTGATCGAGGATTTCGCCAAGGCGCTTGCCAAGGTCTCGGCCTGA
- a CDS encoding 2'-deoxycytidine 5'-triphosphate deaminase, translated as MMARETGILADRAISALFETGRLISERELDRDQIQPASLDLRLGGKAFRVRASFMPGPSHLVSDKLDRLSLHVIDLSEGAVLETGCVYIVPLMESLALPVDMSASANPKSSTGRLDIFTRVITDYAQEFDKIPAGYSGPLYLEISPRTFPIVVRRGSRLSQIRFRVGQALLGEPELLKLHESETLVASKLPNVSGGGIALSIDLAGDKDGLIGYRGKHHTAVVDVDKKAEHDLFDFWEPLHSRGRNELILDPDEFYILVSREAVHVPPDYAAEMTPFDPLVGEFRVHYAGFFDPGFGHAPAGGRGSRAVLEVRSHEVPFILEDGQIVGRLVYEHMQEKPASLYGSGLGSNYQAQGLKLSKHFRI; from the coding sequence ATGATGGCTCGCGAAACGGGAATTCTGGCGGATCGCGCGATCTCCGCGCTGTTCGAAACGGGGCGTCTGATCTCCGAGCGGGAGCTGGACCGCGACCAGATCCAGCCGGCAAGCCTCGACCTGCGCTTGGGCGGCAAGGCTTTTCGCGTGCGCGCCAGCTTCATGCCAGGCCCCTCGCATCTGGTGTCCGACAAGCTCGACCGGCTGAGCCTGCACGTGATCGACCTGTCCGAAGGCGCGGTGCTCGAAACCGGCTGCGTCTACATCGTGCCGCTGATGGAGAGCTTAGCGCTGCCGGTCGACATGTCGGCCTCGGCCAATCCGAAGAGCTCGACCGGGCGCCTCGATATCTTTACCCGCGTCATCACCGATTACGCCCAGGAATTCGACAAGATCCCGGCAGGCTATTCCGGCCCGCTCTATCTCGAAATCAGCCCGCGCACCTTCCCGATCGTCGTGCGCCGCGGCTCACGCCTGTCGCAGATCCGTTTCCGCGTCGGCCAGGCCCTGCTCGGCGAGCCGGAACTGTTGAAGCTGCACGAGAGCGAGACGCTAGTCGCCAGCAAGCTGCCGAACGTATCAGGCGGCGGCATTGCCCTGTCGATCGACCTCGCCGGAGACAAGGACGGCCTGATCGGTTATCGCGGCAAACATCACACTGCCGTCGTCGACGTCGACAAGAAGGCCGAGCACGACCTCTTCGATTTCTGGGAGCCCCTCCACAGTCGCGGCCGCAACGAGCTGATCCTCGATCCCGACGAATTCTATATCCTCGTCTCGCGCGAGGCCGTGCACGTGCCGCCGGATTATGCAGCCGAGATGACCCCGTTCGATCCGCTGGTCGGCGAATTCCGCGTTCATTATGCCGGCTTCTTCGATCCGGGCTTCGGCCATGCGCCTGCCGGCGGGCGCGGCAGCCGTGCCGTGCTCGAAGTGCGCAGCCACGAGGTGCCCTTCATCCTCGAAGACGGCCAGATCGTCGGCCGCCTCGTCTACGAACATATGCAGGAAAAGCCCGCCAGCCTCTACGGCTCCGGTCTCGGCTCGAACTACCAGGCCCAGGGCCTCAAACTCTCGAAGCACTTCCGCATCTGA